The genome window CACTTATTCCCATGATTACCCTTCTCTCAGTTCCACCTGGACCCTGTCCAATGGACATATCGTCAAGTAACATGACTTATACACGCGGCAGGACGTTTGATGATCCATGAGCTTAAACGCAACGTCAAACACGGCTCGTTGCAACAACTCGGCAGTTCACTACAGTCACAAATCATTCTATCCGCAACCCATTGCCGACAAGCAAACGTTACACTCATCACTTGTGAATGAGAACTTAATATGAATGCCACAACTGAACGTTTATGCCTTGTTACTGTTGTGACGCTCTTATCATGCTGTCTCAGCTGAACTAGTGTAAGGCATGAATAAGGCTGAGAGACCGTGGGCAGTTATCAGTGCATAAACTCAAAGGTAGGTGGTTTCAGATATAGACGCCGCTTGAATCCATCTTCAGTTGAGTGTCCCTGGATGAGCACCTCCGAGGagctcagcttctcaaccgcTTGTGGCTGCTGATGAGACAAAGCTTAGCATTCATGCTGTTAGGCACCAGGCGCTGAGTATCCTTAGGCTCGCATTCTTTCACCAACTTGGTCCTCGAGGCGCAAGCACTGGACAACTTTGGACACTTGCGATATCTCCTATTATATCGTTGACGTAACGATCATCCTCGATTCATGTTCATCCAGACTAAATCTCATCGGAACTATCACCACTCAAAAAAGAACCTCAGTTTCAGCCCAACCTCACCCAGAAACAGACAAGCTTCGATCTATCTCATCGCCAGCATGTCATTCCAAGTGCGTTTCAGGCAATGAATCGTCATCCCCAAGCGAGTCAGCTACCGTTTTCTGCTGCTCTCCTGCCGCCAAACACGCCCacccaaaaaaaaaactccGCCGTTAATCAGGACAAAACCCGTATTCTGAAACCCAAGCGAGAAAGTTTAAATGACGAGAACAGTCTAGGTTACCGGCTCTCTGGTCAACGAAGCGAAGGGGATCTTCGGAGGGAAGGTCTGTTTCTGGCCATGGCTGAAACGGTCCGGGATTGCCCCTGGCGAGTTGTTCTCGAAGAAAAAGTCGTTGGGTCTAGGGACGGGAAGTGGGAGATGGTGCAGATGGGCGTGTGTGTTGGATGATATTCGGATATGGGTTCTTTTGGGGAGATGCATGGGATGGGTTGATGGGATTTATGCACTTCTGCGGCGTCAAAGAGTCCCCAGAGTGTGGTAAAACGTGGTAATGACAGGGGAATCTACTGCTGCCTCGCGAACCCTGAAAAAAGGTGTATTCTTTTTGGTATCTCTCTGTCATCTCGATCGCTTGTTCTCTCGGCCAGCCTTCACATGTTCTCAACTCGGGCACATAGATGGTCCTGGCAGTGGGATAAGGATAAGAATCAGGTCATCACAGCATGAACTGGAGATCAAAGCGCAAGAGTCATGCAAGACAAAAACCGTCCAGAGTCTGGGGCACGGCACAGACACGGATTTGTATCTAGGACAAGCCTAGCTGAACCTAATACAGGAAGCCCGACGCCACGCACATGGTCAATATCCAGTAAAGGCTGAATGAGAGTTTACCTGCTGGGTGAGCAAAGAGGGAAAGGTTGCCATGTGGGATGGTGAAAAAGGGCGTTGTTAACGAGAAACTGGAAATGAAATGACGGAACCGAGGGAGCGTTCGGGGAAGATTCCCGGTGGCAGGGTTTTGTTTTATTGGGGAGACATGGGATTTGTGAAAGCTGGTAAATGAGCAGTGATGAAAAAACAACGCAAAATGCTACTGAGATATTGGGGATGTACCGTTAACATCGGCCATTGGGTACTGTAGATAGTTATCGGCCAAGTTCGTGGCACCCTTTCGTCCGAATTGAGACAATCGTAAAAATGGTGCGGAATGGATATGCAAGATTGAGTGCATTACCAAGACCCAATTCATTAGTTAGCGTGGAATCGCTTAAAGATCTCCTGAATAAGTTaacttggccttggacgTTGGAGAGTTTCTCGGGTCGCTAATATTGTCCGCCGACTGGAATGCTATCCAGAAAGGCGGTACTTTTCCACATGAGCCATCACATTCGTGAGCCCTTCTCCCGAGCTTCCATTTCCAAAATTCCATCCCCCCTAATCTCGCTGCAACCTTGGCTTCTCTGGACTGCGGTTGACTGGTTCCGCTTCGTTTAGCCAGGAACAGAACCGACTGGGATCCAAAAGAGCAGTCGGAATAACCCCCCGGTGAAGCACCATATTTGGCTTGGGTCCGCCGGGGGAAGACGATCCGGCCCGATGATATCAAGGGTCAGAGCCATTCTTGGTACCAAGCTTCTGTTTTTTGTCTTGTTATTGCTGTGAGGAAAGGTTCTTTTGCCTGTCGGGTCGAAGCTGTGGATCCTCATCGATTAGATCGACGATAATGCGAGACTTTGGGGAGAACTTGGGAAGAGTTGATAAGCTGCGAGAGAGCAGTTCTGTTCATTATTCATGCTTAAACTCTGATCTTGTTTAAATAAAGTTGTGCTGTGGAAAGTAACGTCACTAACAAACCATCAAGCTCGTGCGTGCGGGTGAGGCGTGGATTGACGATGCACAACATTAAAAGACATGCTCGCACAGACTCTTAATAGCCCACGCTATTATCATCAGGCGACCAATAGACACAGGAGTGCAACTCATGGGGGAGAGTCAGCAGAAGCttgatggaaagaagaagccgTTATGAGCATGCAATCCCAATCCAGGGGAGGTCAGAAACTTgggaccttgatcctggCTGACAAAAGTACGGGTGCAAGTTATCCTAATCTTGGGAAAATGTCATAAGATTAGTAGGTTTCTCGTAAGGCTTATTCTGTCACTGTGATCGAGGTGTAGTAGGTTACCCCTGACTTGTGCTCACTAGTCCCGGGTGGTTTACCAGTGTAAATTGTCTCTCCCTTGTCAAGCGTAAGCCCCGGTGTTCCTTTTGGGACCAAAGAGGGCAGGCCGACCGTAAGCTATTGGGAAAGCGAATAATGAATGCCTTGCCCTGCTGCCCACCCACGCGCGCGGTTGTCACTGGGCCGTGGTGCGTGGTCAATGCTCTGGTAGATCAGCGAACTGGACAATCTGCACAAAGATCCTGGCTTGCATCTCGAAGACGGGATCGACAAGAGCTAGTGGATCATTGAGAAGGTGTCGCTGGTACTCGAGTCAGCGCAGTGTGTGAATAGCGAGTAGGTACACAAAGCTTATTGAGATAGGACGAAGGGAAAGACAGATGCTTGAGAAGAGagtctactccgtagagaTGTGTAGAAAACGTACGGATACCTGGATATCTTACAGGGATCATGCACCGGGGAAGAACAAGGGTTCAAATGTGACAGTGTGATTGTGCCTGGGCGACTTGCATAGAAAATCGCAGGGCTTGACAGCAGGAGTTAAAGAGAGTGACTTTGGGTGGGTGGGATTGAGGCTGACTCGGAAATCTAGCAACATTAGCATGCCCAAATAGGATGTTGTGAAAGGGACCTAAATTGCTCAATTGATCGAGTCATTATACTATCACCATTGAACTCTGAAGCTGACTTGTTCTGCATCAGAGGATGTTTATATCACAATCACATTGCATATGCTCTTCAAAGGTTCAATAGTTCTCCGGACCGTGGCTATCTCTGATGCCACGTGCGGTTCCGTCCCTTGCCATGTGCTGTAAGATTGAAGTGGGGGACcgaaagaagatgaatatCGGTACAGAGTCGAATGAGGCTTGTACTTCGTACAGAGTAATAATGGAATCAATTGGTGAAGCAAACACAGATTGATAACTCGTTTGCCTCGTGTCTCATCTCAGCAACAGAAAGTCATGTCTAATTAATGGGTAACGTAGGTCCTTCCTCGACATCTTTCGATATCGAAACACCACTAATTGACTGGCttgctttttctttactttttcctcttttcttctccaacatttCCCTCTTGGCATACCCTTTTCATTCGACCAGTCTCTGCCGCTTGTCAAGTCAGtcatttcttttttctcgaAGCAAAAAAAAAGCCACTTTCCTCTTTTCGCTTGACGTCCCGACCGATTAGCGTTGTTTATCGTAAACCGCCAATACAAAGGCACGCTTTTGCCTGGGGATACGATGCCCGTTGCCGAATTGGTAGCCTGCCGCCAGTTGAGAGaaccttttctcttttcgttttctttttcttttcttttttagctGCTTCTATCGCTTCATTGTGGAGTTGATCTCGTCTGAGCCCGTACGCGCGATTGTCATTCCAGAATGTCTCACTCTACATGCAATTCGACTTGATTGTTGACTATTTCTTGTTTCGCTTCGCGCCGATCCTCTTCCCGGGCGGTTATTTCGAGATTTCAATTCATACAGTGAGTGATTGATGATTGATTGTCGAATGTCGATTAATTGTGCTCGGCCTCAACacttttctctcttcaagTCCGCCTTGTTAGTGCTTGATCTTGGACAGTCCGTCACCCACTAACATCGACGTTATGCAAATGCACCGGGCGCTTAGCAGGCTGTCATGAATCTTTTCATGACTCGTTGCGTCCATCTCATTTCCGTCTTGTGGCTCGCCGTCAATCAAGACGAGCCGTCTCCAATAGCTTAGTTAGTCTGCCTACCTAGCTGAGTTTGGCAATTCTAACGTTAGCAAGGCTGTCACTTAGCATCACACATCCCATCCAttctgcagctgcagccagGGTTCTTCTTTACAGGACActatcctcttcttcacctccaTACCTTGAAAGCCAAACCCGAATCAGCCTCGTTCTACAAGACACGCTATTGCATCATAAAATGCTTGACCGTGTCGCCAAGAGCATTTTCGCGATTCATGAGGTAATCGACATGAACGGAGCCGCTTCATAACTGTTCCCCAGTTTTGAACCTagcaagatcatcaacaacgaccAAGGTCCAGAAAGTTGCGGCTCGGCGAACAATCCGCAGAGGTCAATTTCACGCCGAGAAATCGCAGATACGCCAGAAACCTTTGACTCGTGAGACCCGTTGACCTAAGCAAGCTCAGCAACCGTCCCGTCGAATTTCACCAGTACAAGGCCCCAAAACCGCCAGCGAGACCACTAACTGTGGTGCAGTGCTAGGCAGAGCATCCTTCTAAACCATCCCTGCTGATCCCCTGTACCCTGCGCGATCGCCGACGGACTCAGGGGCCCCGAACGACGCTCGGTCACCTCCAACTCGCCCATTGCTTAGGCCACTGTTGGGTCTAGCTCCAAGCCTTCAAGCCCCCGAATCCCCGCAGAGGAGTCGAGGGTCTCCCACCCCTGACGCCTCTTTTTCTCCCACTCGCTCGACACTGGTAGGGTCCTTGTACCGGTGTGGATACACTTTGACTGCCTCTGCTCATCTGTTCCGAGATGCCTGGGCCTCCCCtggtcagtcagtcagttcACTTCACTCGACCTTTTGGGCTTGTTAGTTCttgctggctctggctctggctctggttctgTTTCTGTCTGGCTCTTGGGTTCATTGGGTTCCTCAAAAGCGCCGTGCCCCGTCTTCCTACCCCCATCCCCTTCCCTCTTGTCTACCGTTTCTGCTTTTGTcgtttatagcttttttctATCTTTTTTTGCTTCTGCAGCAGAAAAGAGACTTGTTAGACGCTGATTCAGGTCCTGTCAGATCTCAATTGCTTGCTCCCCTGCATCAAAGACACGAGGTCAACGCCCACGCATCCCGCGCTGTAGCCATCGAATCATTTCTCGCTTCGTTCCGATCCTCGACGTACCTACGACCAAGACGCAGACGCACCGCAGACGCTCGTCCCTCTCTCAACCCTCTTCCGTCCGCCTCTGACTTGATTGACTGCGCGCCCACTCCCACTCCAACTCACGGACCCTTCCCCTCCAGTCCAGTTCCAGTTCAGTCCATCGCTCTTAGAGGCCCCACCTCCCCGAAGCCTCAGCTTTCTCGTCTGGTCTCTCTATCAGCCCAGAATCAGTTTCTACATACAACAAACTCGAATTCCCTCGATTCTGTACAACAACTGTGTAACCGTTATTTCCGACAAGCCCGTCAAGATGGGCCTGTTTTCTCGTAAAGACAAGACGCCAAAGGGCGACCAGGCCATCAACACCTCCCAATCCAATGTGAGCGTAAACTCGCATTCTTCGAGCTTGAGATCTCCTGCTCCTGGCGCCAACCGCAACCCCCTCAATCGAACTTCAGCTACCAGTACATCCCCCGGTGGCCCAATGTCTCCAGTCAAACTCCCAAAGATCGATCTCCCTCGACCTCCGGACCCTCAGCTCGACCCTGCTGGTTACTTGCGAAGTCTTGGTGCTGTGAGAGAGCGAAGCAAGATTGTCACTGACAAGGCGCTGCGCAATGAGTTGAAGCATTTCGATGTAGATATGGGCAAGTTTCCTGATGTGGTTACTTTTGTTACTGGAATTATCAAGGTGAGTAACAACAAAAATCGCCAATTTTCTAGCTAACAGCTTGTAGCGAGACTATGATGCACCCTTCCTCAGCATTCCTGGCCATGGCAGATACCAGCACTTTGCTGTCGGAGGTCGAGATCGCATTGCCCAGCTTCTTTCCACCTGGCCCACCAATGTGGATAACACAGAGCGATGCCGACGTTTGATCGACCTTTTCCTAGTCAGCGTTCTTCTAGATGCGGGCGCTGGCACTTCCTGGCAATACAAGAGTAATGAGAATGGTCGCGTGTACAGAAGATCAGAGGGTATCGCAGTTGCCAGCTTGGAGATGTTCAAGAGTGTGAGTACAGATTTTCTGTCGCATTACAAGATGCTAATATCGGCAGGGATTGTTTTCTGGAAACCCCAACAACAAATTCCAGGTCGACAAGGATGGTCTCAAGAATCTCACCGTCGAGAAGCTCGCTGCTGGTCTTCAATCAAAACCTGGCAATGAAATGGGTGGTATTCAGGGTCGCACCGATCTCCTGGTCCGCCTGGGAGAAGCTTTAGCCGCTAAGGACGATTTCTGGGGCTTTGAGGGTCGCCCTGGATGCTTAATCGGTATGTAACTTTAACTGTCTCCCGTGACAAAGCTAATCTTTTTTAGACCATCTCCTCGGCCACCCCTCAACACAAGCTTCGTCTATGCTTATCGTTCCCCTGCCCGTCCTGTGGAACGTCCTAATGACCGGTCTCGCTCCCATCTGGCCCGCAAACCGAACCGCGATCAACGGTGTCTCTCTCGGCGACGCTTGGCCCTGCCAGGCTATGCCTCAACCTGGCACATCTCCCAAGGTTTCCGCTTTCCCCAACAGCTCAAACGCCGCTGCTTGGGAATCTATTCTTCCTTTCCACAAGCTCACCCAATGGCTCACCTACTCACTCATGCAACCGATGCAACAACTCCTCAAGATGCACTTTGCCGGAACAGAATTGCTTACTGGTCTGCCCGAGTATCGAAACGGTGGTCTTTTCGTCGATATGGGtgtcttgaacttgagaaaGGATGATTTGGAGAGGGGTCTTCAGAACTACAACGAGTGGGTACAACGGACAGGCGCCAAGGGCGTCGAGGTGGCACCCATGTTTGAGCCCAGTGACGATGTCATCGTTGAGTGGAGAGGTGTCACAGTCGGGTTCCTCGATATGCTGTGCGTCGAGGTCAACAAGGCGCTGAAGCCAGAGCTGGGTGGAAATGAATTGACTTTGGCACAGTTGCTAGAGGCCGGTAGCTGGAGGGTAAGTTTTATCCCACCAAACAACATGCCCCGAAACAGCACTAACTCATCCCAGGGCGGCCGCGAGATTGCTGAGATCAACAGACCTAATACCAAGGAGCCCCCGATCCTTATCGAGAGCGACGGCACCGTATTCTAAACAAAGGCGCTGTTTATAATCAACATATGCCCTTCTTGGATGTATTAACTGAAATGAAACATTACGGGAGGGGGGAAATAGAGCGTGAAGCTTGaaagtttctttttttaaactcGCATTCAAAGCATTTATTCAAATTAAAACCAGAAGATGTGTTTTTTGTACTCTTTTTGCCGTATGCAGCAAAAAGGGTAGCgggttttattttattacagACACAAGCAAGATGAATTGAAATGGATGGAATGGGCAAAAGGGAGCTGTAGGGCGGAAAAGAAATCCTTGGCAGAGGGTTTGCCTAGTTTTATAATTGAGACACAAGTAAAGCCACGTCGTTAAAGGCGTTTATCGCTTAATTTATTGAGTTGAACAATTAGTTGGGATAGTTGTTTCTATTACATCGATAGATACATGCAGACACTTTTATATCCAGTCATGCAAAAGTCCCCGCGGTATCATGTCGCCCCTCCAATGCCTATTATACAATGCCTGATCCAGTTGAAACAGTGTACAAGATTTATCCTTATTTTACAGTTATTTGTGATACAACTTGCTCATCGCTTGTacttcttctcaaactcatcacgcTCCAACTTTCGTCGCatgttctcaagcttctgaaTCTGCTCCTTTCTCGCCTTCTCAGCTCGCTCCTCAGCGGTGCCGCTGTACTGATTTGTCATGTTGCCGACTGAGTCGGAGACGCTCTTCTTCATATTGTCGAGGTTGTCGGTGAGACGCTCACGAATGCCCTCGAAACCCTTGGCCTGGGTGACGCGGGGAGGCTTGTAGACGGGCTCCACGATCTTGGGGATGGGAAGGTCGAGGGCGCGACGGACGGACTCGTTGTTGAGGATGGCGGCTGTGACGCATGTGGCAGCTCCGGTGGTAACCATCATGAGGTTGACGCCAGCGCCGAGGAAGCTTGTAGCGATTAGAGTGACTGCGCTCATGACGTAGACCATGTTCTGCATCATGGCCTTTTGCTCAGGGGGTGTGTATTTAGAGTTGAGCTAATTGATGTTAGATAGAATCTCATATAGAGGTAGGGAATCTTACCTTCAGGGTGCCGACCAAGAGAACGGTACCAGCAATAGGGAGGGTGTAAAAGGGATCGGCAACCGTAAGGTCGGCGAACCATGCCCAGCCAGCGTCCTCCATAGAAGGAACTGGGATGTGAATCATGCCGTTGATGACTCGGAACAGACCGAAACTGAAGGGAATCTGGACAAAAGCCCAGAacatgttcttgatctcggtGCCGTATTCCTTTCGGACCATGTTGCCGATAAACTGTCCCTTTTGAATCATCTCCCGGTCACCTGTTTGGTAGCCCTTCTTCAATAGTTCCAGACTTTCCTGAGAACGAGGATCCGCCTTCATCTTGGCCGTAGCAGCGCTGAACTTGACACTACGAAGTTGAGGGTAGATCATGATGACACGTAATAAGAGGGCTGTTGCGACAATTGAGCCACCCCATCCCAGACCGGTATAGACATGAACGTGCTCGAGAAGCCATTGCATGACGGATGTAGGACCCCAGCCGTAATCGAGGCCAATCTCCTTCAGGAAACCGATGTTCTCGGGCATGGTGAGGATGCTGGGGTTGGCGAGGTCGGCAATGCTTTCGAGGTCGAATTCGGAGGGCAGAACGGAAGAAGGTTCAGCAGACTGTGTCACATCTGCGAGCTTGTCGGCGGCAGGAGTAGGAGCTTCGTTAATGGGTGTAGGATCGATAGTCTCGGGAGGAGTGGGAGCTTCTGGCGTTGTGACGGCTTCAACAGCGGGCTcttctgtcttcttctttccataGATGTTATAACCCCATAGTGAGAGCTGCCTTGACGAAGCAATTCCCCCCAAAACAACAGGCGCAGCAATGTTCCTGACACCGACTCTTGTCCCAGCCGTAAGAGGTGTGCGAGCGCTCTTCATCACCGTGCCGAACTGTCGAGCATCGAATTTTCTACCCAGGGTCCTCGACATCTACAATTGTCAGTGTGGTCTAATAATTGGTCAGAGATAAACGCACAGAAGGACCACATGGCCTCTGGAAAGCGCCCGAAGGCAAAGAGCGCACAATTCCTCGGCTGGGAAGCATTGCGGCGGTGATGAAGTGGGATGGGTCGGACAACAAGTTGCGCGATGTTGCTGGGAATTTTTTGGAGGTTTGGTTTTCCGGGACCGGCGGGTAAATGTCGGGTTCGCGATAGTCCGCCGCCGATGATCTCCGAATCACCTTGTCATTAGGCCTCGGCCTGTCGATTGGGAGTAATTAGAGTTGAGAGATTGAGTCGAGTGGTTGTCATTGACGTTGCTTGCGTTCGAATGAGTGATTTTTTACATTTTGAACCACCGTTGCAACGAAACGCCACAATCCATGTTCCtgtctaatatataatctcAAATTATTTAACATGATATGCATTCATCCGTCCTTGCTCTTTTCGTAGATATTTCATAGCGAT of Fusarium musae strain F31 chromosome 5, whole genome shotgun sequence contains these proteins:
- a CDS encoding hypothetical protein (EggNog:ENOG41) encodes the protein MGLFSRKDKTPKGDQAINTSQSNVSVNSHSSSLRSPAPGANRNPLNRTSATSTSPGGPMSPVKLPKIDLPRPPDPQLDPAGYLRSLGAVRERSKIVTDKALRNELKHFDVDMGKFPDVVTFVTGIIKRDYDAPFLSIPGHGRYQHFAVGGRDRIAQLLSTWPTNVDNTERCRRLIDLFLVSVLLDAGAGTSWQYKSNENGRVYRRSEGIAVASLEMFKSGLFSGNPNNKFQVDKDGLKNLTVEKLAAGLQSKPGNEMGGIQGRTDLLVRLGEALAAKDDFWGFEGRPGCLIDHLLGHPSTQASSMLIVPLPVLWNVLMTGLAPIWPANRTAINGVSLGDAWPCQAMPQPGTSPKVSAFPNSSNAAAWESILPFHKLTQWLTYSLMQPMQQLLKMHFAGTELLTGLPEYRNGGLFVDMGVLNLRKDDLERGLQNYNEWVQRTGAKGVEVAPMFEPSDDVIVEWRGVTVGFLDMLCVEVNKALKPELGGNELTLAQLLEAGSWRGGREIAEINRPNTKEPPILIESDGTVF
- a CDS encoding hypothetical protein (EggNog:ENOG41) is translated as MLPSRGIVRSLPSGAFQRPCGPSMSRTLGRKFDARQFGTVMKSARTPLTAGTRVGVRNIAAPVVLGGIASSRQLSLWGYNIYGKKKTEEPAVEAVTTPEAPTPPETIDPTPINEAPTPAADKLADVTQSAEPSSVLPSEFDLESIADLANPSILTMPENIGFLKEIGLDYGWGPTSVMQWLLEHVHVYTGLGWGGSIVATALLLRVIMIYPQLRSVKFSAATAKMKADPRSQESLELLKKGYQTGDREMIQKGQFIGNMVRKEYGTEIKNMFWAFVQIPFSFGLFRVINGMIHIPVPSMEDAGWAWFADLTVADPFYTLPIAGTVLLVGTLKLNSKYTPPEQKAMMQNMVYVMSAVTLIATSFLGAGVNLMMVTTGAATCVTAAILNNESVRRALDLPIPKIVEPVYKPPRVTQAKGFEGIRERLTDNLDNMKKSVSDSVGNMTNQYSGTAEERAEKARKEQIQKLENMRRKLERDEFEKKYKR